In Nocardia sputorum, a single genomic region encodes these proteins:
- a CDS encoding flavin reductase family protein, with protein sequence MATEDRTAVFDAVVAAADYPVLLVTAQADGRRAGCLVGFATQVSIEPRRFLIGLSKKNHTYRVAQRADRLAVHLLGSEQLSLARLFGGETGDDIDKFVHCDWHAGPGGIPVLSTVPSWFSARIRERYDLGDHVGMLLEPEDGAVLRPAAETLHYHSVADLVAGHTV encoded by the coding sequence ATGGCTACCGAAGACCGGACCGCAGTGTTCGACGCGGTGGTCGCGGCGGCGGACTATCCCGTGCTGCTGGTCACCGCGCAGGCGGACGGCCGGCGCGCCGGCTGTCTCGTCGGATTCGCGACGCAGGTCAGCATCGAGCCGCGCCGGTTCTTGATCGGCCTGTCGAAGAAGAACCACACCTATCGGGTCGCGCAGCGCGCCGACCGGCTCGCGGTACATTTGCTCGGCAGCGAACAGCTCTCCCTGGCGCGGCTTTTCGGCGGTGAGACCGGCGACGACATCGACAAGTTCGTGCACTGCGACTGGCACGCGGGCCCGGGCGGCATTCCGGTGCTCAGCACGGTGCCGAGCTGGTTCAGCGCCCGCATCCGCGAGCGCTACGACCTCGGCGATCACGTCGGAATGCTGCTCGAGCCCGAGGACGGCGCCGTGCTGCGACCGGCCGCGGAGACGCTGCATTATCACTCCGTCGCGGATCTGGTTGCGGGCCATACCGTCTGA
- a CDS encoding GTP-binding protein, translating to MGSVLSPSDRAVDYVPETVTRSVKLLVAGNFGVGKTTFVSSVSEIKPLRTEETITEASVGVDDMAGLPGKSQTTVAMDFGRITLSPKLALYLFGTPGQQRFVPLWEELARGALGALVLVDTRRIEKSDEVLSVLEERGVPYSVAVNQFEGARPYPLEEVRDALDLEPGTPLTALDARDRGTCLRSLITLVEFLFHRLESRI from the coding sequence ATGGGCTCCGTGCTCTCGCCGTCTGATCGCGCCGTCGACTACGTGCCGGAGACCGTGACCCGCTCGGTGAAACTGCTGGTGGCCGGCAACTTCGGTGTCGGCAAGACCACGTTCGTGAGCAGCGTCTCGGAGATCAAGCCGCTGCGCACCGAGGAGACCATCACCGAAGCCAGCGTCGGTGTGGACGACATGGCGGGGCTGCCCGGCAAATCGCAGACCACGGTCGCGATGGACTTCGGTCGCATCACGCTCAGTCCGAAACTCGCGCTCTACCTGTTCGGCACTCCGGGCCAGCAGCGTTTCGTCCCCTTGTGGGAGGAGCTGGCCCGCGGTGCGCTCGGCGCGCTCGTGCTGGTCGACACCCGCCGCATCGAGAAGTCCGACGAGGTCCTTTCGGTGCTCGAGGAACGCGGCGTCCCGTATTCGGTGGCGGTCAATCAGTTCGAAGGCGCGCGGCCCTACCCGCTGGAAGAGGTGCGCGATGCCCTCGACCTGGAACCGGGCACACCGCTGACGGCACTGGACGCGCGTGATCGGGGCACGTGCCTGCGTTCGCTGATCACGCTCGTCGAATTCTTGTTCCACCGTTTGGAGTCTCGCATTTGA
- a CDS encoding TIGR03619 family F420-dependent LLM class oxidoreductase, translating into MKFAVSYSTPFFGVDPDRLLGYAQHAERCGFEAIYLPEHVALYPGAAVGPMEFTPTVPFADPLDALSFVAAATERILLGTAVLLLPYHHPVVLAKRLATIDVLSKGRLRLLTVGLGTLPGEAHALGVEFATRGRRADEAIDVLRLLWSGDADGVSFDGEFFRFENLCSYPKPTEGRPLPIHVGGSSRAAARRAGSRGDGYFPGGMLGPAERATQLEIARAEAAAAGRDPGAFEYTRWGSIDMPAERVEGLAAQGVTRIVVSASTGDPERARDELSAFAERFDIANALR; encoded by the coding sequence GTGAAATTCGCGGTCAGCTATAGCACCCCGTTCTTCGGCGTCGACCCCGATCGGCTGCTCGGCTACGCCCAGCATGCCGAACGATGCGGCTTCGAGGCGATCTACCTGCCGGAGCACGTCGCGCTGTACCCGGGCGCCGCGGTCGGGCCGATGGAATTCACGCCGACGGTCCCGTTCGCCGACCCGCTGGACGCGCTGAGCTTCGTGGCCGCCGCGACCGAGCGGATCCTGCTCGGCACCGCGGTGCTGCTGCTGCCCTATCACCATCCGGTGGTGCTGGCCAAGCGCCTGGCGACCATCGACGTGCTGTCCAAGGGACGCCTGCGGCTGCTGACGGTGGGACTGGGCACCCTGCCCGGCGAGGCGCACGCCCTCGGCGTCGAGTTCGCCACCCGAGGCCGCCGCGCCGATGAAGCCATCGACGTGCTGCGACTGCTGTGGTCCGGCGATGCGGACGGGGTGAGTTTCGACGGCGAGTTCTTCCGGTTCGAGAACCTGTGCAGTTATCCGAAACCGACGGAAGGCCGACCCCTGCCGATTCACGTGGGTGGTTCGAGCCGCGCCGCGGCGCGCCGTGCCGGATCCCGCGGCGACGGCTATTTCCCCGGCGGCATGCTCGGTCCGGCCGAACGCGCCACCCAACTGGAGATCGCCCGTGCCGAGGCCGCTGCGGCGGGCCGCGACCCCGGGGCGTTCGAGTACACCCGCTGGGGATCGATCGACATGCCGGCCGAGCGGGTCGAGGGACTGGCCGCACAGGGCGTCACGCGCATCGTGGTGAGCGCGAGCACCGGCGACCCGGAGCGCGCCCGCGACGAGTTGTCCGCCTTCGCCGAACGCTTCGATATTGCGAACGCACTGCGGTAG
- a CDS encoding roadblock/LC7 domain-containing protein gives MATPVTDSSNKLGWLLEDLNITGVRFAVLLSDDGLRIAHSAGIARDEAERFAAAASGLRSLGKALGEFCGDSANGVRQNMTEYDQGMILITAAGEGALLGVATTNDIDVGLVAHRMNELAGRVGRELGSQPRRRVDGSEMP, from the coding sequence ATGGCCACACCCGTGACCGACAGCAGCAACAAACTGGGCTGGCTACTCGAAGATCTCAACATCACGGGTGTGCGGTTCGCGGTGTTGCTTTCCGACGACGGCCTGCGCATCGCCCACTCCGCGGGGATCGCCCGCGACGAGGCGGAACGCTTCGCCGCCGCGGCTTCGGGCCTGCGCTCGCTCGGCAAGGCGCTCGGCGAGTTCTGCGGCGACTCCGCGAACGGGGTGCGGCAGAACATGACCGAGTACGACCAGGGGATGATCCTCATCACCGCGGCGGGGGAGGGCGCGCTGCTCGGCGTCGCGACCACCAACGACATCGACGTGGGCCTCGTCGCCCACCGGATGAACGAGCTGGCCGGCCGGGTCGGGCGCGAGCTCGGCAGTCAGCCGCGCAGGCGCGTAGACGGCAGCGAAATGCCATGA
- a CDS encoding cytochrome P450, whose translation MSQSSTFPTHLAGGACPVAHGSPIDTDGPRIPLYAEGFAADPHGVYREMRRRHGSLVPIELSPGVPATLVIGYQEAVRILNDPEHFPADPRIWQKNIPEDSPIRPMMEWYPNALRNSGAAHARYRGAYTASIDAIDLHEVHSMVERIAIPLINNFCEVGSADLVTQYAFPLVFEVLNRIVGCSRELGQRVATGMAMLFDTVEAAKGMQMLSEALMELIHERRAEPGDDVTSRLAHHSSNLNDEEMLSNLISLYGAGIEPQQNLITNTLLLMLTDDRFGGDVLGGSLSTRDALDEVLFNDPPMANFCITYPRQPILIDNTWLPAHQPVLVSLAACNNDPAIRGGDRTGNRSHLAWAVGPHACPAKSVASVVVQEAIDQLLDALPEMQLAVPVDQVVWRPGPFHRALAALPVVFPKSPPLNMV comes from the coding sequence ATGTCTCAGTCCTCGACCTTCCCCACGCACCTAGCCGGCGGCGCCTGCCCGGTCGCGCACGGATCGCCGATCGATACCGACGGTCCCAGGATTCCCCTCTACGCGGAGGGTTTCGCGGCCGACCCGCACGGGGTCTACCGGGAGATGCGCAGGCGCCATGGTTCGCTGGTCCCGATCGAACTGTCGCCCGGTGTGCCCGCCACGCTGGTGATCGGCTATCAGGAAGCCGTCCGGATCCTCAACGATCCCGAGCACTTCCCCGCCGATCCCCGTATCTGGCAGAAGAACATCCCCGAGGACTCGCCCATCCGGCCGATGATGGAGTGGTATCCGAACGCACTGCGCAACAGCGGCGCCGCGCACGCCCGCTACCGGGGCGCCTATACCGCGAGCATCGACGCCATCGACCTGCACGAAGTGCATTCGATGGTCGAGCGTATCGCCATTCCGCTGATCAACAACTTCTGCGAGGTCGGATCCGCCGATCTGGTGACGCAGTACGCGTTCCCGCTCGTCTTCGAAGTGCTCAATCGGATCGTCGGTTGTTCGAGGGAACTGGGGCAGCGGGTCGCCACGGGCATGGCGATGCTGTTCGACACCGTCGAGGCGGCCAAGGGCATGCAGATGTTGTCGGAGGCGTTGATGGAGCTGATCCACGAGCGCCGCGCGGAGCCGGGCGACGACGTGACGTCCCGGTTGGCCCATCACTCGTCCAATCTGAACGACGAGGAGATGCTGTCGAACCTGATCAGCCTCTACGGCGCCGGAATCGAGCCGCAGCAGAACCTGATCACCAACACCCTGCTGCTGATGCTCACCGACGACCGTTTCGGCGGCGACGTCCTCGGCGGTAGCCTGTCCACGCGCGACGCGCTGGACGAGGTGTTGTTCAACGACCCGCCGATGGCGAACTTCTGCATCACCTATCCCCGGCAGCCCATCTTGATCGACAACACCTGGCTGCCCGCGCATCAGCCGGTTCTGGTCAGCCTCGCCGCCTGCAACAACGATCCGGCGATCCGCGGCGGCGACCGCACCGGCAACCGTTCCCACTTGGCGTGGGCGGTCGGGCCGCACGCCTGTCCCGCGAAGTCGGTGGCGTCGGTGGTCGTCCAGGAAGCCATCGACCAGCTCCTGGACGCTCTCCCCGAAATGCAACTGGCCGTGCCCGTGGACCAAGTGGTCTGGCGGCCCGGCCCATTCCACCGGGCGTTGGCGGCCTTGCCGGTCGTCTTCCCCAAGTCCCCTCCGTTGAACATGGTGTAA
- a CDS encoding cytochrome P450, protein MTTPHFPPSTPANGCPVRHGSPIDTSGPRYALYSQEYAEDPHKAYREMRRRFGSLVPVELSPGVPATLVIGYHTALRILNDPDHFPADPRIWQRDIPGECPVLPMLEWRKNALRSSGLEHLRYRQANVASIAGVDLHALHGTVEQIAVPLINAFCEDGAADLISQYAFPLSFAVLNAMLGCPADIGQQVATGMAAIFEGVNADKGNAMLTDALFELVQLKRKEPGDDITSRLLRHEAGLDDVEMIHQLITLYGAGIEPMQNLIVNTVLLMLTDERFAGDFLGGSLSTRDALDEVLFDDPPMANYCVSYPKQPILIDDVWLPAHQPVVISMAGCNNDPAIGVGQRTDSRAHLAWSVGPHACPARSAAYLVVQDAIDQILDALPEMSLAVPAERLSWRPGPFHRALVSLPVVFPKSPPLTVF, encoded by the coding sequence TTGACCACGCCACACTTCCCGCCGTCCACGCCCGCGAACGGATGTCCCGTCCGGCACGGCTCGCCGATCGACACCAGCGGTCCCCGCTACGCGTTGTATTCGCAGGAATACGCCGAGGATCCACACAAGGCGTACCGTGAGATGCGCCGCCGGTTCGGGTCGCTCGTCCCGGTCGAGTTGTCGCCGGGCGTGCCTGCCACCTTGGTGATCGGCTACCACACCGCGCTGCGTATCTTGAACGACCCCGACCACTTTCCGGCCGATCCGCGTATCTGGCAGAGGGACATCCCGGGTGAGTGCCCGGTCCTGCCGATGCTGGAGTGGCGGAAGAACGCGCTGCGCAGTTCGGGCCTGGAACATCTGCGCTACCGGCAGGCGAACGTGGCGAGCATCGCCGGGGTCGATCTGCACGCACTGCACGGAACCGTCGAGCAGATCGCCGTTCCGCTGATCAACGCCTTCTGCGAGGACGGCGCGGCGGATCTCATCAGCCAGTACGCGTTCCCGCTCAGCTTCGCGGTGCTCAACGCCATGCTCGGCTGCCCGGCGGACATCGGCCAGCAGGTCGCGACCGGTATGGCCGCCATCTTCGAAGGCGTCAACGCGGACAAGGGCAACGCGATGCTCACCGACGCGCTGTTCGAGCTCGTGCAGCTGAAGCGCAAGGAGCCCGGCGACGACATCACCTCCAGGCTGTTGCGGCACGAAGCGGGCCTGGACGACGTCGAGATGATCCATCAGCTGATCACGCTGTACGGCGCCGGCATCGAACCGATGCAGAACCTGATCGTCAACACGGTGCTGCTGATGCTCACCGACGAGCGTTTCGCGGGAGACTTCCTCGGCGGCAGCCTGTCGACCCGCGACGCGCTCGACGAGGTGCTGTTCGACGACCCGCCGATGGCGAACTACTGCGTCAGCTACCCGAAACAGCCGATCCTCATCGATGACGTCTGGCTGCCCGCGCACCAGCCGGTCGTGATCAGCATGGCCGGCTGCAACAACGATCCCGCGATCGGCGTCGGCCAGCGCACCGACAGCCGGGCGCACCTGGCGTGGAGCGTGGGGCCGCACGCCTGCCCCGCCCGTTCGGCCGCGTATCTGGTCGTCCAGGACGCCATCGATCAGATCCTCGACGCCTTGCCCGAGATGAGCCTTGCCGTGCCGGCCGAGCGATTGAGCTGGCGGCCGGGCCCGTTCCACCGCGCTCTGGTGTCCCTGCCGGTCGTCTTCCCGAAATCCCCTCCGCTGACCGTCTTCTAA
- a CDS encoding DUF742 domain-containing protein: MSKPRRDPDLVRAYVRTGGRTRPTRELDLVTLVLTAKDPLPGASPDARRVMALCSRRGALSIAEIAAYLDLPPSVVKIVASDLMDGGHLVTPTPAESLPEIALLEEVLNGLRALAV; encoded by the coding sequence ATGAGCAAGCCGCGGCGCGACCCGGACCTGGTCCGGGCCTATGTGCGCACCGGAGGGCGTACGCGTCCCACTCGCGAGCTGGACCTGGTTACTTTGGTCCTGACCGCCAAAGATCCACTCCCCGGCGCGTCGCCCGACGCGCGCCGGGTCATGGCCCTGTGCAGCCGTCGAGGTGCGCTGTCGATCGCCGAGATCGCGGCGTACCTCGACCTCCCGCCGTCCGTCGTGAAGATCGTCGCGTCCGATCTCATGGACGGCGGGCACCTGGTCACCCCCACCCCGGCCGAGTCCCTGCCGGAGATCGCTCTGCTGGAGGAGGTACTCAATGGGCTCCGTGCTCTCGCCGTCTGA
- a CDS encoding cytochrome P450 family protein, with product MSQEPIVLDLTGSDIQGEAARLRERGPVALVELPGGVPAWSITDAVVLKSLLADPRVSKDPRQHWAAFMNGEITQEWPLHPWVAVDNMFTAYGAEHRRLRKLVAPAFTHRRTVALRPRIEAITADLLDQLAATPPGTAVDLREGYAYPVPIQVITELMGVPEHLGPGVRKCVDGFFDTSFGPEEAQANYLEMYRLISELVAYRRETPGDDITSVLIASRDEEDGSQLTEKELVDTLMLVINAGHETTVNLLDQAIFALLTRADQRADVVAGRIPWSDVVEESLRFEAPVAHLPLRYAVEDIDIAGFRIPKGEAILASYVAANRDPKVHGVTANEFDPRRSVKDHLAFGYGAHHCLGAPLARLEAEIALPAIFRRFPDMRLAADPSELGPVLSFISNGHAELPVFLEAAE from the coding sequence ATGTCGCAAGAGCCGATAGTCTTGGATCTGACCGGTTCCGATATCCAAGGCGAAGCGGCGCGGCTGCGCGAGCGTGGGCCGGTGGCCCTGGTGGAACTGCCCGGCGGGGTGCCGGCGTGGTCGATCACCGATGCCGTCGTGCTCAAGAGCCTTCTGGCCGACCCGCGCGTGTCGAAGGATCCCAGGCAGCACTGGGCGGCGTTCATGAACGGCGAGATCACCCAGGAGTGGCCGCTGCACCCATGGGTGGCGGTCGACAACATGTTCACCGCCTACGGCGCCGAGCATCGGCGGCTGCGCAAGCTGGTCGCTCCCGCGTTCACGCACCGTCGGACGGTGGCGCTTCGACCGCGCATCGAAGCGATCACCGCCGACCTGCTCGACCAGCTGGCGGCGACCCCGCCCGGCACGGCCGTCGACCTGCGCGAGGGCTACGCCTATCCGGTGCCGATCCAGGTCATCACCGAGCTGATGGGCGTGCCCGAGCACTTGGGCCCCGGCGTGCGGAAATGTGTCGACGGATTCTTCGACACCTCCTTCGGGCCGGAGGAAGCCCAGGCCAACTACCTGGAGATGTACCGGCTCATCAGCGAACTCGTGGCGTATCGGCGGGAGACCCCGGGCGACGACATCACCAGTGTGCTGATCGCCAGCCGGGACGAAGAGGACGGCTCGCAGCTGACCGAGAAGGAACTCGTCGACACCCTGATGCTGGTCATCAACGCGGGGCACGAGACGACGGTGAACCTGCTCGATCAGGCCATCTTCGCGCTGCTCACCCGGGCGGACCAGCGTGCCGACGTGGTGGCGGGCCGGATCCCCTGGTCGGACGTGGTGGAGGAGTCGCTGCGCTTCGAGGCGCCGGTCGCCCATCTGCCGCTGCGTTACGCCGTCGAGGACATCGACATCGCGGGCTTCCGTATCCCCAAGGGGGAGGCGATCCTCGCCTCCTACGTGGCGGCCAACCGCGATCCGAAGGTGCACGGCGTGACGGCGAACGAGTTCGACCCGCGCCGGTCGGTCAAGGATCACCTGGCCTTCGGTTACGGAGCGCATCACTGCCTGGGCGCGCCGCTGGCCCGGCTGGAGGCCGAGATCGCCCTTCCGGCCATCTTCCGGCGCTTCCCGGACATGCGCCTCGCGGCCGACCCGTCCGAGCTGGGCCCGGTGCTCAGCTTCATCTCCAACGGCCACGCCGAGCTGCCCGTCTTCCTGGAGGCCGCGGAGTAG
- a CDS encoding cytochrome P450, which translates to MTHAQSSSASTSGGCPVRHGSPVGADGPRVALYSDDFAADPHRAYREMRGRYGSLVPVELSPGVPATLVIGYHTAVRILNDPDHFPADSRTWQQTVPSDCPVLPLLEWRPAAIRNSGLEHARYRQATVAGIEEIDQFALRNTVERIAVPLINSFCGDGSADLIAQYAFPLSFAVINAMLGCPPDIGQRAAMGLAAMFEGVDAEQGNAMFTGAMADLVALKRSQPGDDIVSRIVRHPVDFDDEEMVQQVLMLYGAGIEPQQNLIVNTMRLMLTDQRFAGGILGGSLSTRDALDEVLFTDPPLSNYCVTFPRQPILIDGVWLPAHQPVVISMAGCNNDPAINTGQYTDNRSHLAWSVGPHTCPARSVAYLIAQDAIDQLLDALPELRLAVPAEELTWRPGPFHRSLTALPVRFPESPPLPVLQPERNSAS; encoded by the coding sequence TTGACCCACGCACAGTCCTCGTCCGCGTCCACCTCCGGCGGCTGCCCGGTCCGGCACGGCTCACCGGTCGGTGCAGACGGCCCCCGGGTCGCGCTGTACTCGGACGATTTCGCGGCGGACCCCCATCGTGCCTATCGTGAGATGCGCGGACGGTACGGTTCGCTCGTCCCGGTGGAACTGTCGCCCGGTGTGCCCGCGACGCTCGTGATCGGCTATCACACCGCGGTGCGCATCCTGAACGATCCCGACCACTTCCCGGCCGATTCGCGGACGTGGCAGCAGACCGTGCCCAGTGACTGTCCGGTCCTGCCCTTGCTCGAGTGGCGTCCGGCCGCGATCCGCAATTCCGGTCTCGAGCACGCCCGGTACCGGCAGGCCACGGTCGCGGGCATCGAGGAGATCGACCAGTTCGCCCTGCGTAACACGGTGGAGCGGATCGCCGTTCCCCTGATCAACAGTTTCTGCGGGGACGGTTCGGCGGACCTGATCGCGCAATACGCGTTCCCGCTGTCGTTCGCGGTGATCAACGCCATGCTCGGATGCCCGCCGGACATCGGGCAGCGGGCGGCGATGGGGCTCGCGGCGATGTTCGAGGGCGTGGACGCCGAGCAAGGCAACGCGATGTTCACCGGAGCGATGGCGGATCTGGTGGCGCTCAAGCGATCCCAGCCCGGCGACGACATCGTCTCGCGCATCGTGCGGCACCCCGTCGATTTCGACGACGAGGAGATGGTCCAGCAGGTGCTGATGCTGTACGGCGCGGGCATCGAGCCGCAGCAGAACCTGATCGTCAACACCATGCGGTTGATGCTCACCGACCAGCGGTTCGCCGGCGGCATTCTCGGCGGCAGCCTGTCGACCCGGGACGCGCTGGACGAGGTGCTGTTCACCGACCCGCCGCTGTCGAACTACTGTGTGACTTTCCCCCGCCAGCCGATACTGATCGACGGCGTCTGGCTACCGGCGCACCAGCCGGTGGTCATCAGCATGGCCGGATGCAACAACGACCCGGCGATCAACACGGGGCAGTACACCGACAACCGGTCACATCTCGCGTGGAGTGTCGGGCCGCACACCTGTCCGGCCCGGTCGGTGGCGTATCTGATCGCCCAGGACGCCATCGACCAGCTGCTCGACGCGTTGCCGGAGCTGCGGCTGGCCGTCCCCGCCGAGGAGCTGACCTGGCGGCCGGGGCCGTTCCATCGATCGCTGACGGCCCTGCCGGTCCGCTTCCCGGAATCCCCGCCACTGCCGGTCCTTCAGCCGGAGCGGAATTCGGCGTCGTAG
- a CDS encoding cytochrome P450 family protein has product MDTQPLVLDPAGADIQGESARIRARGPVTLVELPGGVRAWSVTDADVLKRLLADPRVSKDGKQHWPALINGEIPQDWPLLPWVAVNNMFTAYGADHRRLRKLVAPAFTHRRTQAMRSMIEQITADLLTELAATPAGEAVDLREGFAYPLPIQVISALMGVPETLNAGLRTCVDGIFDTSLGPEESQANYMEMYRILGELVAYRRQTPGDDMTSLLISHRDEEDGSQLTEQELVDTLLLVISAGHETTVNLLDQAVFALLTHQDQRAEVTEGRAAWTDLIEEALRYEAPVAHLPLRFAAEDIEMDGLRIAKGEPILASYAGANRDPKLHGATADEFDVRRPTKEHLAFGYGAHHCLGAPLARLEAEIALPALFRRFPNLRLAAGPADLGSVSSFISNGHARLPVYLEQAD; this is encoded by the coding sequence ATGGACACACAACCTCTAGTCCTCGACCCCGCGGGCGCCGACATCCAGGGCGAGTCCGCGCGAATTCGCGCGCGCGGGCCGGTGACCCTGGTCGAATTGCCGGGCGGCGTGCGGGCGTGGTCGGTCACCGACGCCGACGTGCTGAAGCGGTTGCTGGCGGACCCCAGGGTGTCGAAAGATGGTAAGCAGCACTGGCCTGCGCTCATCAACGGGGAGATCCCGCAGGACTGGCCGCTGTTGCCGTGGGTCGCGGTGAACAACATGTTCACCGCGTACGGCGCGGACCATCGCCGACTGCGCAAACTCGTCGCGCCCGCGTTCACCCACCGCCGCACCCAGGCGATGCGCTCGATGATCGAGCAGATCACCGCGGACCTCCTGACCGAACTCGCGGCGACGCCGGCGGGGGAAGCGGTGGACCTCAGGGAAGGCTTCGCCTACCCGCTGCCGATTCAGGTCATCAGCGCGCTGATGGGCGTTCCGGAAACCCTGAACGCCGGTCTGCGCACCTGCGTCGACGGCATCTTCGACACGTCGCTCGGGCCGGAGGAGTCGCAAGCGAACTATATGGAGATGTACCGGATCCTCGGTGAACTCGTCGCCTACCGGCGGCAGACGCCCGGGGACGACATGACCAGCCTGCTGATCTCGCACCGCGACGAGGAGGACGGCTCACAGCTGACCGAGCAGGAACTGGTCGACACGCTGCTGCTGGTGATCAGCGCCGGGCACGAGACCACGGTGAACCTGCTCGATCAGGCCGTCTTCGCGCTGCTGACCCACCAGGATCAGCGCGCCGAGGTGACCGAGGGGCGCGCGGCCTGGACGGATCTGATCGAGGAGGCGCTGCGCTACGAGGCGCCGGTGGCGCACCTCCCGCTGCGCTTCGCCGCCGAGGACATCGAGATGGACGGGCTGCGCATCGCCAAGGGCGAGCCGATCCTCGCCTCGTATGCCGGGGCAAACCGCGATCCGAAACTGCACGGCGCCACCGCCGACGAGTTCGACGTACGGCGACCGACCAAGGAGCACCTGGCCTTCGGTTACGGGGCGCATCACTGCCTGGGCGCGCCACTGGCCCGGCTGGAAGCGGAAATCGCGCTGCCCGCGCTGTTCCGGCGCTTCCCGAACCTACGCTTGGCGGCCGGCCCCGCCGACCTCGGCAGCGTGTCCAGCTTCATCTCCAACGGGCACGCCAGGCTTCCGGTGTACCTGGAGCAGGCGGACTAG
- a CDS encoding MFS transporter, which yields MVSTSEVAGTTLRKVTIRLVPFLGLLYFVNYLDRVNIGFAGPSGMKTDLGLTETAFGFASGIFFVGYLLLEVPSNLALHRFGARRWIARIMVSWGLVATAMAFVPDATVLYVLRFLLGVVEAGFFPGILLYLTYWFPQAQRARIVALFMTAVPISTALGATVSSLIIRYGDGIFGLSGWRFMFLVEGLPAIALAVVTWFYLTDRPERATWLEPDERDWLAGEIAAEQSALRRAEHWTVRRALTHPRVLGLALVYGGIVYGLYALGFFLPSIIDGFQQQYGVQYSVVQRGLINAVPYLVGAIVMVWWGRHADRTGERIWHVALPALLGGLAIPVALYLGDPFAAMVAVTVCAVGVLAALPTFWALPGTFLSGAAAAGGIALINSIGNVSGFVAPYVTGGLTDVTGSRRAGLWVVGLCMVAAAVGVLTLRGRARDMPARRSPES from the coding sequence ATGGTTTCCACCTCCGAGGTGGCCGGCACGACGTTGCGCAAGGTCACGATTCGCCTGGTGCCCTTTCTCGGGCTGCTGTATTTCGTCAACTACCTGGACCGGGTCAACATCGGGTTCGCCGGGCCCAGCGGCATGAAGACCGATCTCGGTCTCACCGAGACCGCCTTCGGGTTCGCCTCGGGCATTTTCTTCGTCGGCTACCTGCTGCTCGAGGTGCCGAGCAACCTGGCGCTGCACCGCTTCGGCGCCCGGCGCTGGATCGCCCGCATCATGGTCAGCTGGGGTCTGGTGGCCACGGCGATGGCCTTCGTGCCCGACGCCACCGTGCTGTATGTCCTGCGATTCCTGCTGGGCGTGGTGGAGGCGGGGTTCTTCCCCGGCATCCTGCTGTATCTGACGTACTGGTTCCCGCAAGCGCAACGGGCGCGGATCGTGGCCTTGTTCATGACCGCCGTGCCGATTTCCACCGCCCTGGGCGCGACCGTGTCCAGCCTGATCATTCGATACGGCGACGGGATCTTCGGGCTCAGCGGATGGCGGTTCATGTTCTTGGTCGAGGGCTTGCCCGCCATCGCGCTGGCGGTGGTGACCTGGTTCTACCTGACCGACCGCCCGGAGCGGGCGACCTGGTTGGAACCGGACGAAAGGGACTGGCTCGCAGGTGAAATCGCGGCCGAGCAGTCCGCGTTGCGGCGCGCCGAGCACTGGACGGTGCGCCGGGCGCTGACCCATCCGCGGGTGCTCGGGCTCGCCCTGGTCTACGGCGGCATCGTCTACGGTCTCTACGCGCTGGGCTTCTTCTTGCCGTCGATCATCGACGGCTTCCAGCAGCAGTACGGCGTCCAGTACTCGGTGGTGCAGCGCGGACTGATCAATGCGGTGCCCTATCTCGTCGGGGCGATCGTGATGGTGTGGTGGGGTCGGCACGCCGACCGGACCGGGGAGCGGATATGGCACGTCGCGCTGCCCGCGCTGCTGGGCGGTCTCGCCATTCCGGTGGCTTTGTACCTCGGTGACCCGTTCGCCGCGATGGTCGCGGTCACCGTGTGCGCGGTGGGCGTGCTCGCGGCGCTGCCGACGTTCTGGGCCCTGCCCGGCACCTTCCTGTCCGGCGCCGCCGCGGCGGGCGGTATCGCGCTGATCAACTCGATCGGCAACGTCAGCGGTTTCGTGGCTCCGTACGTCACCGGTGGGTTGACGGACGTGACGGGGAGCCGGCGGGCCGGGCTCTGGGTGGTGGGACTGTGCATGGTCGCCGCCGCCGTGGGTGTGCTGACGCTGCGGGGGCGAGCCCGCGACATGCCCGCGCGCCGGAGCCCGGAGTCGTGA